One Peptostreptococcus equinus genomic window carries:
- a CDS encoding phage tail terminator family protein, with the protein MITVLDIKKAVNKALIEKTGIVVASKDVDEDIKRPIFFTELITIGSSAEKKYVQKNSIRVRIQYYPKLENSVVDMYRIESELKSIFRLSLIVENRVLNIDEIESDIDEEKGFLYFTFKSVFRTKYQKEKIELMSEMKINESEV; encoded by the coding sequence ATGATAACAGTACTAGATATTAAAAAGGCTGTTAATAAAGCCTTGATTGAGAAAACAGGTATTGTAGTGGCAAGTAAGGACGTTGATGAAGATATTAAGCGTCCTATTTTTTTTACAGAATTAATTACAATTGGTTCAAGTGCAGAGAAAAAGTATGTACAGAAAAATAGCATACGAGTTAGGATTCAATATTATCCTAAATTAGAAAATTCAGTTGTAGATATGTATAGAATTGAATCGGAGCTAAAATCGATATTTAGGCTTTCACTTATTGTTGAGAATAGAGTTTTAAATATTGATGAAATTGAATCTGATATTGATGAAGAAAAAGGATTTTTGTATTTTACATTTAAAAGTGTATTTAGAACAAAATATCAGAAAGAAAAGATTGAATTAATGAGTGAAATGAAAATAAATGAAAGTGAGGTATAA
- a CDS encoding phage tail tape measure protein: MKNYDTDQTMCGTHGELWVDDLEYEEVTAFKAELGLEFGDVHKAKSMAKHKKLGQNILGLNAPLLAMGGFAIKTGMAFDKSMSQVKAVSGSTSKEFISLRNEARRVGAETAKSATDAANGMVFLGQAGFRVNEVLKLTRPLTELAIAGNMEMAQASSLLADSLNSANIPMKDSKKFLDQIAKSSVMANTDVAQLMEAWIGAGGSLRTANITMAETNVLLSILSNAGIKSAEAGTSLSRIFMNINATSGDAGKAMKTLGINIADSSGKMRSKVDVLKELKSKTDKLTEAERNNYIQMIGGKQYANDLKILLDGMGGSFDKMTKEIDKSSGALGKLAKTMSDNLAGDIDNLSSAWEDAAINISDALQPMARGNIKTLTKLVEGLQKLPAPLIRVVSAVVIFSTAIGLTLVGLGLFQKMMGSSIISCARLIRFFMGLSSTVWIVMAVILALVVAGVLLYKNWDKIKEVAGKVRDSFLKFVDSTIGIKNIKNAIEDLKNKFKDFVKQIQPIIQVIGIILKVLFDTIKAILIPIGSFLISVLGGAFKYLLAIIVQNVMAAINIITGIIQIITGVAQFIVGIFQGDYKKAFDGLKKIVQGAVNIIKGLWKSLKAFLAAPIKPVIKLLSGPFHSAVNLAKRAWSALKSYLLQRATARISATASAFHNVIEGVKKAWNNLKTFLRNPIKGTINLIKHGSVDGEHRTGRGKIPFDGYRALLHKDEMVLNKHDADEYRKGNISSNSKTTIVKIAKLADTLLIKEKTDSEKLAKELAKEILLLA; the protein is encoded by the coding sequence ATGAAAAATTATGATACAGATCAAACTATGTGTGGAACTCATGGAGAATTGTGGGTTGATGATTTAGAATATGAGGAAGTAACAGCATTTAAAGCTGAACTAGGTCTAGAGTTTGGAGACGTACATAAAGCAAAATCAATGGCAAAACATAAAAAATTAGGGCAAAATATATTAGGTTTGAATGCACCATTGCTTGCTATGGGTGGATTTGCAATAAAAACTGGCATGGCATTTGATAAATCTATGAGCCAAGTTAAAGCAGTTAGTGGATCAACAAGTAAAGAATTCATTTCTTTGCGAAATGAAGCTAGAAGAGTAGGAGCAGAAACTGCAAAATCTGCAACAGATGCTGCGAATGGTATGGTTTTTCTTGGTCAAGCAGGATTCAGGGTTAATGAAGTATTAAAGCTTACTAGACCATTAACAGAATTAGCAATAGCAGGTAATATGGAAATGGCACAAGCTTCGAGTTTATTAGCAGACTCTTTGAACTCTGCAAATATACCAATGAAGGATTCTAAAAAATTTCTAGATCAAATTGCAAAATCATCAGTTATGGCTAATACAGATGTGGCTCAGTTAATGGAAGCTTGGATAGGAGCAGGTGGATCATTGAGAACTGCAAATATTACTATGGCAGAAACGAATGTATTACTTAGTATACTTTCTAATGCTGGTATAAAAAGTGCTGAGGCAGGAACTTCATTATCACGAATTTTTATGAATATAAATGCAACGAGTGGTGATGCTGGTAAAGCAATGAAAACTCTTGGAATTAATATTGCAGATTCATCAGGTAAAATGAGATCTAAAGTGGATGTTTTAAAAGAATTAAAATCTAAAACAGATAAGCTCACCGAGGCTGAACGAAATAACTATATTCAGATGATAGGTGGTAAGCAATATGCTAATGATTTAAAAATTCTGCTTGATGGAATGGGTGGTAGCTTTGATAAAATGACTAAAGAGATTGATAAGTCATCAGGAGCACTTGGTAAACTGGCTAAAACTATGTCAGATAATCTTGCGGGCGACATAGATAATTTATCATCCGCATGGGAAGATGCTGCTATTAATATCTCTGACGCTCTTCAACCAATGGCAAGAGGAAATATAAAAACTCTAACAAAATTAGTAGAAGGACTACAAAAATTACCAGCACCATTAATAAGAGTAGTATCTGCAGTTGTAATATTTAGCACTGCAATTGGATTAACATTAGTTGGACTAGGATTGTTTCAAAAAATGATGGGTAGTTCGATTATTTCTTGTGCTAGACTTATAAGATTTTTTATGGGACTATCATCGACCGTGTGGATAGTTATGGCGGTTATACTGGCTCTAGTTGTAGCTGGAGTATTGCTATACAAAAATTGGGATAAAATTAAAGAAGTTGCAGGAAAGGTTAGAGATAGCTTTTTAAAGTTTGTAGACTCTACTATTGGCATTAAGAATATAAAAAACGCTATAGAAGACTTGAAAAATAAATTTAAGGATTTCGTGAAACAAATTCAACCTATTATACAAGTAATTGGAATTATCCTTAAAGTATTATTTGACACGATTAAGGCTATTTTAATTCCTATAGGAAGTTTTTTAATATCTGTGTTGGGAGGAGCATTTAAATACCTTTTAGCTATCATTGTTCAAAATGTGATGGCTGCAATTAATATAATTACCGGTATAATTCAAATTATAACCGGTGTAGCTCAATTTATTGTAGGAATATTCCAAGGGGATTATAAAAAGGCATTTGACGGACTAAAGAAAATAGTACAAGGAGCAGTAAATATAATTAAAGGTTTGTGGAAATCTCTAAAAGCATTTTTAGCAGCACCAATAAAGCCAGTAATTAAGTTATTATCAGGACCTTTTCATTCAGCTGTCAACCTTGCAAAGAGAGCATGGAGTGCTCTAAAATCATATTTACTTCAAAGGGCTACTGCTAGAATATCAGCAACTGCATCAGCTTTTCATAATGTAATTGAGGGCGTTAAAAAAGCATGGAATAATCTCAAAACTTTTTTAAGAAATCCAATAAAAGGAACTATAAACCTTATCAAACATGGTAGTGTAGATGGTGAGCACAGAACAGGTAGAGGTAAAATACCGTTTGATGGATACAGAGCTTTGCTACATAAAGATGAGATGGTTTTGAATAAACATGATGCAGATGAATATAGAAAAGGAAATATTTCAAGTAATTCAAAAACTACTATAGTTAAAATTGCTAAATTAGCAGATACACTGCTCATAAAAGAAAAAACTGATTCAGAAAAATTAGCTAAAGAACTTGCTAAAGAGATTTTATTATTAGCATAA
- a CDS encoding phage major capsid protein: protein MKQNNNSKGLAKQFLQDTDVNIIDVIGKEFTKAAVRTENKSIITKLKELESTTITDIDGLVDALNVGLDPAIAETAKLVTNQTSFNYLDKLKDKDGHNLLQPCLTDSTKKMFKGKIIEVFSDEELSPKVSGNLTFYIGDPEEYIDFYELKGIEIAKSDEAGFKEYTTWLRAVERYDVQISDSKAMKLCEMKNPATVL, encoded by the coding sequence ATGAAACAAAATAATAATAGTAAAGGGCTTGCAAAGCAATTTCTACAGGACACTGATGTAAATATAATTGATGTAATTGGTAAAGAATTTACTAAAGCTGCAGTTAGGACTGAGAATAAATCAATAATAACAAAATTAAAAGAATTAGAATCCACTACTATAACTGATATTGATGGATTAGTAGATGCACTAAATGTAGGATTAGATCCAGCTATTGCCGAAACAGCTAAGCTTGTTACTAACCAGACTTCTTTTAATTATTTAGATAAGCTGAAAGATAAAGATGGACATAACTTATTACAACCTTGTCTAACAGATTCTACAAAAAAAATGTTTAAAGGCAAAATCATTGAAGTTTTTTCAGATGAAGAATTATCTCCTAAGGTTTCAGGTAATCTTACTTTCTATATAGGAGACCCTGAAGAGTATATAGATTTTTATGAACTTAAGGGAATAGAAATAGCTAAGAGTGATGAAGCAGGTTTCAAAGAATACACAACTTGGTTAAGAGCTGTTGAGAGATATGATGTCCAAATTTCAGATTCTAAAGCTATGAAACTTTGTGAAATGAAGAATCCAGCAACAGTCTTATAA
- a CDS encoding phage head closure protein, which translates to MKIDIGNMDTKVYIHKKDVVGGKVDFNTELKLNELGEVIQTDSEYKSLWAEVKEMRGAEKLDAGITQSTKVIKIVIRYRNDITENNIIKYNDIEYEIESIVELGRKQYLEIMARYTKNG; encoded by the coding sequence GTGAAAATTGATATAGGAAATATGGATACTAAGGTATACATTCATAAAAAGGATGTTGTAGGTGGAAAAGTAGATTTTAATACAGAGTTAAAGTTAAACGAACTTGGAGAAGTAATTCAAACTGATAGTGAATACAAAAGCTTATGGGCGGAAGTAAAAGAAATGCGAGGAGCTGAAAAGCTTGATGCAGGAATAACACAATCAACTAAAGTCATTAAAATTGTTATTAGATATAGAAATGATATCACTGAAAATAATATTATCAAATATAATGACATTGAATATGAGATTGAGTCAATAGTAGAACTTGGACGAAAACAGTACTTGGAAATTATGGCAAGATATACTAAAAATGGTTAG
- a CDS encoding HK97 gp10 family phage protein, whose product MSIDIQVIGAKEYEEALKELEGDFKEETINFLDNKATELEKFIAEDIEKQGLEKSGKLKKSYKHNKPYRKGSSYEVKMDSKSKHSHLIEEGHRLIKYVPKKKDGGKAHNLGRVKGFYPVQNGIDRMNETYNDDIEKWMHNMINKKLNT is encoded by the coding sequence ATGAGTATAGATATACAAGTTATTGGGGCAAAAGAGTATGAAGAGGCATTAAAGGAATTAGAAGGAGATTTCAAAGAAGAAACAATAAACTTTTTAGATAATAAGGCCACAGAACTTGAGAAATTTATTGCCGAAGATATAGAAAAACAAGGATTAGAAAAATCTGGAAAACTTAAAAAATCATATAAACATAATAAACCATATAGAAAAGGGTCATCTTATGAAGTCAAAATGGATTCTAAGTCTAAGCATTCTCATTTAATTGAAGAGGGACATAGATTAATAAAATATGTTCCTAAGAAAAAAGATGGTGGTAAGGCACATAATTTAGGAAGAGTTAAAGGTTTTTATCCAGTTCAAAATGGTATTGATAGGATGAATGAAACATATAATGATGATATAGAAAAGTGGATGCATAATATGATTAATAAAAAATTGAATACATAG
- a CDS encoding terminase large subunit: MDRTTEFALLVTNGDVLKGELEILACKRHLDDLEKSKLAMWNYYFDVDEAEKHINIANELNIAEGIGSKKFKTRGFQNFIIGSLHGWKKKSDGNNRYREAYIQIARQNGKSILAGSEANSWATFSGYELGRIFCTATKQDQANIVWDEIKKFIESDKELLELYKITEYNRTIKSHITGTVIKAIGKDTSTIDGFRTTLSIVDEYHAHKNNQMYKLVQDGQIDVDTALVLAITTAGFNINGPCHKHYEFCCDVVKGIITKDSQFVFICQPDKDDDIWDPKTWAKANPLLLWNEDNTYNEKKIAVMMESAITAREKGGEELVNFQTKVLNMWVKNGGSRLLNYDKLKKCATDKTLEDMRGRAAYLGIDLSSGGDLTSIVLLFPQDNGKVYIYHHSFMPEQRLQEHIKTDDVPYQVWVDKGLITLTTGGSGIKTDYKFITSHLQEIISTYDLEIIDCGYDPHNAGAYISDLEFLGCDLTEIVQSARSLNDATLDFQLSVEAEEIEYDKNDELLLWSLVNAVITKNSFGEIKIDKQSTYARIDPADGVVDAWKLFFTNKDTLNYNANDDYDDWEMMMAAFKKGR; this comes from the coding sequence ATGGATAGAACTACAGAATTTGCTTTATTGGTGACTAATGGTGATGTTTTAAAAGGCGAACTTGAAATATTAGCTTGTAAGAGGCATTTAGATGACTTAGAAAAGTCTAAATTGGCTATGTGGAACTATTATTTTGATGTTGATGAAGCAGAAAAACATATTAATATAGCCAATGAATTAAATATAGCTGAAGGCATAGGTTCTAAAAAGTTTAAGACAAGAGGATTTCAAAACTTTATTATAGGTTCACTACATGGATGGAAAAAAAAGAGCGATGGAAATAATCGTTACAGAGAGGCATATATACAAATTGCAAGACAAAATGGTAAGTCAATATTAGCTGGTTCTGAAGCAAATAGTTGGGCGACATTCTCAGGTTATGAGCTAGGTAGAATTTTCTGTACAGCAACAAAACAAGACCAAGCCAATATAGTTTGGGATGAGATTAAAAAGTTTATAGAGTCTGATAAAGAGCTCTTAGAATTATATAAAATTACAGAATATAACAGAACTATAAAATCACATATAACTGGTACAGTAATTAAAGCAATAGGAAAAGATACAAGCACAATAGATGGGTTTAGAACAACACTATCTATTGTTGATGAATACCACGCACATAAAAATAATCAGATGTATAAACTTGTTCAAGATGGCCAAATAGATGTAGATACTGCTTTAGTTCTAGCGATAACAACAGCAGGCTTTAACATTAATGGTCCTTGTCATAAGCATTATGAATTTTGCTGCGATGTTGTAAAGGGGATTATAACTAAGGATTCACAGTTCGTTTTTATTTGTCAACCAGATAAGGATGATGATATTTGGGACCCTAAGACATGGGCAAAAGCTAATCCATTATTGTTGTGGAATGAAGATAATACATATAATGAAAAAAAAATAGCTGTTATGATGGAAAGTGCCATAACAGCAAGAGAAAAGGGTGGAGAAGAGCTTGTAAATTTCCAAACTAAAGTTTTAAATATGTGGGTTAAAAATGGTGGCTCAAGACTTCTTAATTATGATAAGTTAAAAAAGTGTGCGACGGATAAAACTCTCGAAGATATGAGAGGAAGAGCTGCTTATTTGGGAATAGACTTGTCAAGTGGGGGGGATTTAACATCAATAGTTCTATTATTTCCACAAGATAATGGAAAAGTTTATATCTACCATCATTCATTTATGCCAGAACAAAGGCTACAAGAGCATATAAAAACGGATGATGTTCCATATCAAGTGTGGGTAGATAAAGGATTAATAACCCTTACTACTGGTGGGTCAGGAATTAAAACAGACTATAAATTTATAACCTCACACTTGCAAGAAATTATATCAACTTATGATTTAGAAATTATTGATTGTGGATATGACCCACATAATGCAGGTGCATATATATCTGATCTAGAATTTCTTGGATGTGATTTAACTGAAATAGTACAGTCTGCTAGGTCCTTAAATGATGCAACATTAGATTTTCAGTTATCAGTTGAAGCAGAGGAAATAGAATACGACAAGAATGATGAACTTCTATTATGGTCATTAGTAAATGCTGTTATAACAAAAAATTCATTTGGCGAAATAAAGATTGATAAACAATCTACATATGCAAGAATAGACCCAGCAGACGGTGTTGTGGATGCATGGAAGTTGTTCTTTACTAATAAAGATACACTTAATTATAATGCAAATGACGATTATGACGATTGGGAAATGATGATGGCAGCCTTTAAGAAAGGAAGGTAA
- a CDS encoding phage terminase small subunit P27 family: MTRTGRPPKLSVVSTGKVGKEQKLKREIAESKLKVKRSLKAPTWLAKEAKKEFNRVIKESEPLEIIDNLDLSILAIYCNAYASYVDISTQINNIGLTYKDEKYENQLFVSNSMNRMVRMQKGFIETIMACSSKLGLATSDRLRLVVPKAEEKKENPFIKYL, encoded by the coding sequence TAAATTATCAGTTGTTTCAACTGGTAAAGTTGGAAAAGAACAGAAGCTTAAAAGAGAAATAGCGGAGTCTAAATTGAAAGTGAAAAGAAGTCTAAAAGCTCCTACTTGGCTAGCAAAAGAAGCAAAAAAAGAATTTAATAGAGTAATAAAAGAGTCAGAACCATTAGAAATTATCGATAATTTAGATCTAAGTATTCTAGCAATCTATTGCAATGCTTATGCGAGCTATGTAGATATAAGCACTCAAATAAATAATATTGGTTTGACGTATAAAGATGAGAAATACGAAAATCAATTATTTGTTAGTAATAGTATGAATAGAATGGTTAGAATGCAAAAAGGATTTATAGAAACAATTATGGCGTGTAGTTCAAAGCTTGGTCTTGCTACATCCGACAGGCTAAGGCTTGTAGTACCCAAAGCGGAAGAGAAAAAAGAAAATCCATTTATTAAATATCTATGA
- a CDS encoding head-tail connector protein, whose amino-acid sequence MDIETVKNYLKIDTDDEKETDLIQSFIDSSRSYLSGAIDNFDIKMQNKNFENMANLVMLAMISEWYDNRVYVKNDRYDKVSNIVRSMINQLQYGTYEVAISEN is encoded by the coding sequence ATGGATATAGAAACTGTAAAAAATTACTTAAAGATTGACACAGACGATGAAAAAGAAACTGATTTAATACAGAGTTTTATTGATTCATCTAGATCATATCTATCAGGGGCAATAGATAATTTTGATATAAAAATGCAAAATAAAAATTTTGAGAACATGGCCAACTTAGTAATGTTGGCCATGATTTCAGAATGGTATGACAACCGTGTTTATGTCAAAAATGATAGATATGACAAAGTAAGTAATATTGTAAGGTCTATGATTAACCAATTACAGTATGGAACATATGAGGTGGCAATTAGTGAAAATTGA
- a CDS encoding phage tail sheath subtilisin-like domain-containing protein — MGLQRTQIDFVAKAEETERLIQRGSVAMLLKADSDKVYSFKSYSEAVEKIKADSISLSDEGTKALELVFRGAINKPYRVYIAFINDPSLIANGLQLFERVKFDWFCAPEFEAKGTDIAKWINDLNNLRNMEVKAVLSNTKADSEYCVNFTTKNIIIESLGAEKDVEVTPAIFTARVASALAGNTLERAITNLHLSDVVSVERLTNSVYDGKVDAGELVLYNDWDKVRFGRGVTSLTTLGEKSQERKKILIICKMHMWKREVKELANEKFLGAMQNGINEKMLLVTSIKQYNAELVKKGVILASDNENDVDIDVEAQEKYLKVEKNVDTSNMTEKEIRDAKTDSHVFIKARLLFTDAMEDIHITAIC, encoded by the coding sequence ATGGGACTACAAAGGACACAGATAGATTTTGTTGCAAAAGCAGAAGAAACAGAGCGACTAATTCAAAGGGGAAGCGTTGCAATGCTTTTAAAGGCAGATTCTGATAAAGTATATAGCTTTAAAAGTTATAGTGAAGCGGTTGAAAAAATTAAGGCAGATTCAATATCTTTATCTGATGAAGGAACAAAAGCTCTAGAGCTAGTATTTAGAGGAGCTATTAATAAGCCATATAGGGTGTATATTGCTTTTATAAATGATCCTTCTCTAATAGCTAATGGATTACAGTTATTTGAACGTGTCAAATTTGATTGGTTTTGTGCACCAGAATTTGAGGCAAAAGGTACCGATATTGCAAAATGGATTAATGACTTAAATAATCTTCGTAATATGGAAGTAAAGGCAGTACTATCTAATACTAAGGCAGATTCAGAATACTGTGTTAACTTTACTACTAAAAACATAATTATAGAATCATTAGGAGCAGAAAAAGATGTAGAAGTCACTCCTGCAATATTTACAGCTAGGGTAGCGAGTGCACTTGCAGGTAATACATTAGAGAGAGCAATTACTAATTTACATTTAAGTGATGTGGTTAGCGTAGAAAGATTAACTAATTCTGTATATGATGGCAAAGTCGATGCAGGTGAGCTAGTTTTATATAATGATTGGGATAAGGTACGATTCGGTAGAGGTGTTACATCTCTTACAACATTAGGAGAAAAATCTCAAGAACGTAAAAAAATACTAATTATATGCAAAATGCATATGTGGAAGAGAGAAGTTAAAGAACTTGCAAATGAAAAATTTTTAGGAGCTATGCAAAATGGAATAAACGAGAAAATGCTTCTTGTAACTAGCATTAAGCAATATAATGCAGAGTTAGTTAAAAAGGGTGTTATTTTGGCTTCAGATAATGAAAATGATGTTGATATAGATGTGGAAGCTCAGGAGAAATATCTAAAAGTAGAGAAGAATGTAGACACATCTAATATGACAGAAAAGGAAATAAGAGATGCTAAGACAGACAGTCATGTTTTTATTAAAGCAAGGTTATTATTTACTGATGCTATGGAAGACATTCACATAACAGCAATTTGTTAG